The genomic interval GAACGTCGCGATCTCATCGGAAACCTCTCAGACCAAGCCTGACTACCGTTTCGAGTCGAACACACGCCGTGGGTGCGGACAATGCCGGGGGTCACAGCCCGATCGATCGACCTCCGACATGGCGCCGGCGGACCCGCGCCCTGGGGGCGCAGACGATCTCGTAGTGAATGGTGTCGAGCAGGTCAGCCCACTCCTGCGGGTGCGGCCCGTCGGGGCCGAAGAGGACCGCGGTGTCGCCCTCGGCCACGCCGGAGGGGTTGTCGCCGAGATCCACGACGAACTGGTCCATGCAGACGCGGCCGACGCTGCGGTGGCGAGCGCCACCGAGGACGACCTCGAAACGTCCGCTCAGCGGGCGGAACACACCGTCGGCGTAACCGGCGGGAATGAGCGCGACGGTGGTGTCGCGCGGGGCGGTCCACGCGTGACCGTAGGAGACGCCCTCGCCCGCGGCGACCGGTTTCACCAGCGCCACTCTGGCTTGCAGCGTCATCGCCGGGCGGAGCCCGAAATCGTGGGAAAACGGACTGAGCCCGTATACCGCGATGCCCGGTCGAACCAGGTCGAAGGCGAGGTCGGGCCGGGTGAGCGTGGCGGCCGAGTTGGCCAGGTGCACCAATTCCGGTTCGAGACCGTGCGATTTCGCCGCGGCGATGGCCTCCAGGAACCGGTCCCGCTGCACATCGATGAAGGGGTGCCCGGGTTCGTCGGCATGCGCGAGGTGGGAGAAGATCGCGCGCAGCCGCACCGTCCGGTCCGCCACCAGGGTGCGCAGGGCCGTGAGCACCTGGGGATATTCGACCGGGGCGATGCCATTGCGATGCAGGCCGGTGTCGACCTTCAGCGTGACGATCGCCTGCCGCCCCAGCGCGCGAGCAGCCTGCTCGACGGCCCGCAGATGCTGCAGCGAAGACACCCCGAGCTCGATGCCGGCGTCGATGGCGGCCGCGAAATCGGCATCGGAATTATTGAGCCAGCACAGGACCGGCGCGGTGATGCCCGCCGTCCGTAATGCCAGCGCCTCACCGACCGTCGCCACCCCCAACTCGGCCGCACCCGCCGCCAGCGCCGCCCGGCCGACCTCGACCGCACCGTGGTTGTAGCCGTCGGCCTTCACCACTGCCATCACCGCCGCGTCTCCCGCGTGCCGACGCAGGATCCGCACGTTGTGGGCAATGGCATCCAGATCGACGACCGTCTCCACTTGCGCATTCACAGGGACCGATCCTGCCATCCCGGCCTCGGCGCTCCCGCAACCCGTCAGCCGAACGGCGCAGGTCAGGTGGCAGCTGTCCGTTTTGTCAGTACTGTGGCTTTCGGGTCGGGTCGATGATTAGGAGTCACACACGTGAGTTTGCGTCTCACCTTCGCCCTGGGCCTCACCGCCCTCGGCCTCACCGCACTCGCACCCAGCGCGGCGGCCACGGAACTGGCCCCCGGTCTCTGGTGTGAGAACTACTCCTGCCGCAACGACACGGACGACATATACCGCGTCGAGGCCGAAGTAACTTGCTGGACTGGAACTTCCACGCAGACGAGGTATGTCGGGCGCCGCACCACCGAGCCACTGACCTACGTGTGCCCCATGAAGCACGAGCCGGACACCTGGGAGCACCAGCCGCCACAACTGCGGGACGGCAAATACGAATACGTGCCGCCGAAATTGGTTCCGGGACAGTTCATCCCGCAGTCACCCCTTCACATCGAGTACCGCAGCGCGGTCGTCGACAACGACACCGCCCCGGCGCCCTCGGGTTCCGGCGGCTGATCGCCTAGGCACTCGCCGTGCCGAGCGCGCGGAGGGTGCCGATCGCGGTCCGGAGCTGAGCTGAAAGGGGACTCGCGGAAATCGGGGCGGGTGCCGAGTTCCCTTCGTGCGCCGCGAGGTTGGCGGCGAGGGCGTGCGCGCGGGCGGCTGCGGCAGCGGCCCAGCGCGCGTCCGCGCCGGCGGCGAGCAGCGCGCCGATGACTCCGGACAGGACGTCGCCGGACCCCGCGGTGGCAGCCCACGAACCGCCCGCCTCGTTCACCAGCACCGGGCGGCCCGGGGTCGCGACGAGGGTGGCTCGCCCCTTGAGAAGCACTGTCAGCCCCCAGGATTCGGCGAGCTCCCGGACGGCCGCGACGCGGTCGGCACCCAATTTCCGTCCGGTCAGACGGGCGAATTCACCCGCGTGCGGGGTGAGGACCGTCGGGGCCGACCGGCCGCGAACCAGGTCGGGATTCGCGGCGAGCATCGTGAGGCCGTCGGCGTCGACCACGACGGGCAGGTCCGTGGCGAGAATTTCGGTGAGCCGTTGGTGCGCGTCGGAATCGGTGCCCGCGCCCGGACCGAACACCCAGGCCTGTACCCGGCCGGTGGATGAGATGGTTTGGCTGGCAATGACTTCCGGTAGGTGAGCGAGTACCTGCGACGCACCGGTCCCGACGTAGCGGACCAGCCCGGAAGTGGCCGCTACGGCCGCGCCGGTGCACAGCACGGCCGCACCGGGGTAGGTCGCGCTGCCCGCGCACACACCGACGACGCCCTGCGTGTACTTGTCATCGGTCGCGTGCGGCACGGGCCAGGCCGCACCGATCGCCGCCGGTGCCAGCGCCACCAGTCCCGGCTCGGGAAGACGTAAACCGATCGGCACCAACTCGATTCGGCCACACCACGCGGCGGCGAGCGCGTGCACCGGTTTGTACGCACCGAACGCGACCGTGACATCGGCGCGGACCGCGGGACCCTCGACCGCACCGGTATCCGGATCGACACCACTGGGCAGATCGGCGGCGATGATCGGAACATCGATCCCCGCAACGATTTTCGCCGCTCCGGTCCGCAACGGCCCCCGACCGGAGATGCCCACGATGCCGTCGATCACCAGGTGCGCGTCGCCGATGTCCGCTCGGACACGACCACCGGTCTGCCGAAACGCGGCCAGTCCGCGCGCATGCGCCCGTTCGGGATTCAACAACACCGCCGACACCGAGACACCTCGCCGACGCAACATCGATCCGGCCCACAGCGCGTCACCCCCGTTGTCCCCGGACCCGACCAGCAAGGTGACCGACCGCCCGGCCACGCCGCCGGTTCGTGCTCGCAGCTCTCCCGCCACCACGGTCGCCAGCCCATAG from Nocardia goodfellowii carries:
- the alr gene encoding alanine racemase, translating into MAGSVPVNAQVETVVDLDAIAHNVRILRRHAGDAAVMAVVKADGYNHGAVEVGRAALAAGAAELGVATVGEALALRTAGITAPVLCWLNNSDADFAAAIDAGIELGVSSLQHLRAVEQAARALGRQAIVTLKVDTGLHRNGIAPVEYPQVLTALRTLVADRTVRLRAIFSHLAHADEPGHPFIDVQRDRFLEAIAAAKSHGLEPELVHLANSAATLTRPDLAFDLVRPGIAVYGLSPFSHDFGLRPAMTLQARVALVKPVAAGEGVSYGHAWTAPRDTTVALIPAGYADGVFRPLSGRFEVVLGGARHRSVGRVCMDQFVVDLGDNPSGVAEGDTAVLFGPDGPHPQEWADLLDTIHYEIVCAPRARVRRRHVGGRSIGL
- a CDS encoding NAD(P)H-hydrate dehydratase, with the protein product MAQDSGAADRRGYFTADEIRAAEAELFTRVPDGVPMRRAAYGLATVVAGELRARTGGVAGRSVTLLVGSGDNGGDALWAGSMLRRRGVSVSAVLLNPERAHARGLAAFRQTGGRVRADIGDAHLVIDGIVGISGRGPLRTGAAKIVAGIDVPIIAADLPSGVDPDTGAVEGPAVRADVTVAFGAYKPVHALAAAWCGRIELVPIGLRLPEPGLVALAPAAIGAAWPVPHATDDKYTQGVVGVCAGSATYPGAAVLCTGAAVAATSGLVRYVGTGASQVLAHLPEVIASQTISSTGRVQAWVFGPGAGTDSDAHQRLTEILATDLPVVVDADGLTMLAANPDLVRGRSAPTVLTPHAGEFARLTGRKLGADRVAAVRELAESWGLTVLLKGRATLVATPGRPVLVNEAGGSWAATAGSGDVLSGVIGALLAAGADARWAAAAAARAHALAANLAAHEGNSAPAPISASPLSAQLRTAIGTLRALGTASA